One Ignavibacterium sp. DNA segment encodes these proteins:
- the priA gene encoding primosomal protein N', protein MFVEVVFQRPFRKAFTYSVPKELEEYVKVGVRAVAPFGKRTLTGFIINIPDSISLKRDEVKPITDILDDRPVFTKKSIKFYQWLAEYYICSLGEALKLLVPQGTDVETKRKIVVDKEYVSELLLKEKKKDSVNFKLLLELSKKTEISFASLQKAVKKKNIYSQIRKLHNQGAITVVDELKEAAVKIKKVRYVKLAKTIAEIYSLFPELDRNSPKQVKILLKLIEAKDIAFPAAELLHKTESSQSSLTGLEQKGLVKIFEKEVDRRFKEHYEEKHQQLILTKDQQTVVDEVTKSLTKGEFKTYLLHGVTGSGKTQVYIELAKKAIEKNKSVLILVPEISLTPQITSRFFNNFGDTVTVIHSRMSAGERYDSWRRVLNGKSKVVIGARSALFAPLDKIGLIVVDEEHDASYKSFEMIPKYNARDSAVVLGSIFNCPVVLGSATPSIESMYNAEVGKYELLSLPNRIDDVKLPKITFVNIAHEKNKSKNETVFSKVLLDKIEDRLKKKEGIIILQNRRGFSTQIFCSDCGEVEMCENCSVPMVYHINQNKIQCHYCGLIKPVPGACTHCGSINIKYFGTGTERVEDELQFYFPKAKVERIDSDSITKKAYLSNLLLSFSKGEIDILVGTQMVSKGLDFARVTLVGVISAETTLWLPDFRADERTFQLLTQVSGRAGRSKAEGEVIIQTYNERNFVLKKVFENDYAGFYTKEKADREKMGYPPFTRIALIESKDKNIDKAKGAITDFYKEIIKYKKFLKISDPTTAQIFKLMNNYRYHILIKSFKDKDPGGAILRKAILDSWTEFNKKSRYRDVNLFYDVDPQSIM, encoded by the coding sequence ATGTTTGTTGAAGTTGTTTTTCAGCGCCCATTTAGAAAAGCATTTACTTATTCAGTTCCTAAGGAATTAGAAGAATATGTAAAAGTCGGGGTAAGGGCTGTTGCTCCTTTTGGAAAAAGAACTTTAACAGGATTTATTATAAATATTCCTGATTCAATCTCATTAAAAAGGGATGAAGTAAAACCAATAACCGATATCCTTGATGATAGACCTGTCTTCACAAAAAAATCAATAAAATTTTACCAATGGTTAGCTGAATATTATATATGCTCGCTTGGCGAAGCATTAAAACTGCTCGTACCTCAGGGAACAGATGTTGAGACAAAAAGGAAAATTGTTGTTGATAAAGAATATGTTAGTGAACTGTTATTAAAAGAGAAAAAAAAAGATTCTGTAAACTTCAAACTCCTTCTTGAGCTGTCTAAAAAAACTGAAATAAGTTTTGCCTCCCTTCAAAAAGCTGTAAAGAAAAAAAATATTTATTCACAGATAAGAAAATTACACAATCAGGGTGCAATAACTGTTGTAGATGAGTTAAAAGAAGCAGCAGTTAAAATAAAAAAAGTCAGATATGTTAAACTTGCCAAAACCATTGCTGAAATTTATTCTTTGTTCCCTGAGCTTGATAGAAATTCCCCGAAACAGGTTAAAATATTATTGAAATTGATCGAAGCAAAGGATATTGCTTTTCCGGCTGCTGAACTTCTGCATAAAACAGAATCCTCTCAATCATCATTAACCGGATTAGAGCAAAAAGGCTTAGTTAAAATATTTGAAAAGGAAGTTGACAGAAGATTTAAAGAACACTATGAAGAAAAGCATCAACAATTAATTCTTACAAAAGATCAGCAGACAGTTGTTGATGAAGTTACCAAATCTCTGACTAAAGGTGAGTTTAAAACATATTTACTGCACGGGGTAACCGGAAGCGGTAAAACTCAGGTTTATATTGAACTGGCAAAAAAAGCAATTGAGAAAAATAAATCGGTTTTAATCCTTGTTCCCGAAATTTCTTTAACTCCTCAAATTACATCGCGGTTCTTTAACAATTTTGGTGATACTGTTACTGTTATACACAGCCGTATGTCGGCTGGAGAAAGATACGACTCGTGGCGCAGAGTGTTAAATGGAAAATCAAAAGTTGTTATAGGCGCCCGCTCAGCTTTATTTGCCCCATTGGATAAAATTGGTTTAATCGTAGTTGATGAAGAACATGATGCAAGTTATAAAAGCTTTGAAATGATTCCGAAGTATAATGCGCGTGATTCAGCCGTTGTACTTGGTAGCATTTTTAATTGTCCTGTTGTTCTTGGTTCTGCAACTCCATCTATTGAAAGTATGTATAACGCTGAGGTTGGCAAGTATGAATTATTATCACTTCCAAATAGAATTGATGATGTGAAACTGCCAAAAATTACATTTGTAAACATTGCTCACGAAAAAAATAAATCTAAAAATGAAACTGTTTTCTCAAAAGTTTTACTTGATAAAATAGAAGATCGGTTAAAGAAAAAAGAAGGTATTATCATTCTGCAAAACAGGCGAGGCTTTTCTACACAAATATTTTGTAGCGATTGCGGTGAAGTTGAAATGTGTGAAAATTGTTCTGTGCCGATGGTTTATCATATAAATCAAAATAAAATACAATGTCATTATTGCGGATTGATTAAACCTGTTCCGGGTGCCTGTACTCATTGTGGTTCAATAAATATAAAGTATTTCGGAACAGGAACCGAAAGAGTTGAAGATGAATTACAGTTTTATTTTCCTAAGGCAAAAGTTGAAAGGATTGATTCTGATTCCATTACAAAAAAAGCTTATCTGAGTAATCTTCTGCTTAGTTTTAGTAAAGGTGAAATTGATATCCTTGTAGGCACTCAGATGGTTTCTAAAGGATTGGATTTTGCACGGGTTACATTGGTTGGAGTAATTTCTGCTGAAACAACTTTGTGGCTTCCTGATTTTCGTGCTGATGAAAGAACATTTCAGCTTCTTACACAGGTTTCCGGAAGAGCCGGACGAAGCAAGGCTGAAGGCGAGGTTATAATACAAACTTATAACGAGAGAAACTTTGTTCTTAAGAAGGTATTTGAAAATGACTATGCTGGTTTTTATACAAAAGAAAAAGCAGACAGAGAAAAAATGGGCTATCCGCCTTTTACAAGAATTGCATTGATTGAATCAAAGGATAAAAATATTGATAAAGCTAAAGGTGCAATTACTGATTTTTACAAAGAAATAATTAAGTATAAAAAGTTTCTTAAGATATCCGATCCAACTACTGCACAGATATTCAAACTAATGAACAATTACCGCTATCATATTTTAATAAAGAGTTTTAAAGATAAAGACCCCGGCGGAGCAATTTTAAGGAAAGCTATATTAGATTCGTGGACTGAGTTTAATAAGAAATCACGCTATAGAGATGTAAATTTATTTTATGACGTTGATCCTCAAAGTATAATGTAA
- a CDS encoding LD-carboxypeptidase yields MNRKKFITSVSAASIGAAVLPHLSFPKSILFDEPPVIKPPRLKPGDKLAIIAPGSYISEDDLQESVKNLTQLGFETTYSKKVLMQTGYFAGSDKDRTEDLIEKFEDKSVKGIVCARGGYGCARILPMLNNEIIRANPKVLIGYSDVTALLYGIYQKTGLITFHGPVGTSTFNDYSVNNFKRVLMEPKKNSLFKNSEDGTDENKYGVTTIVKGKGTGRLVGGNLSIMVSLIGTEFDVDYSGKIIFIEEIGEEPYRIDRMLTQLIQSGKFKNAAGVMMGIFSKCESKLKDPSFDKTFTLMEVLKERLGDLKIPVVYGMSFGHIVDKFTIPFGALAQLDTNNQTLSLLEKAVI; encoded by the coding sequence ATGAACCGAAAAAAATTTATAACATCAGTTTCCGCTGCTTCAATTGGAGCGGCAGTTTTACCTCATTTGAGTTTCCCCAAAAGTATTTTATTTGATGAGCCACCAGTTATAAAGCCGCCAAGACTAAAACCGGGAGATAAACTCGCTATTATTGCACCAGGCAGTTATATCTCCGAAGATGATTTGCAGGAATCTGTTAAAAATCTTACTCAACTTGGATTTGAAACTACTTATTCTAAAAAAGTACTGATGCAAACCGGATATTTTGCCGGTAGTGATAAAGACCGTACTGAAGATTTAATTGAAAAGTTTGAAGATAAATCTGTTAAAGGAATTGTATGTGCCCGCGGTGGTTATGGCTGTGCCCGCATTCTTCCAATGTTGAACAATGAAATAATTAGAGCTAATCCAAAAGTGCTGATTGGTTACAGCGATGTTACTGCTTTGTTGTATGGTATTTATCAGAAAACAGGTCTGATAACTTTTCATGGTCCTGTTGGTACATCAACTTTTAATGATTACTCGGTGAACAATTTTAAAAGAGTCTTGATGGAGCCTAAAAAAAATTCATTATTCAAAAATTCTGAGGACGGAACAGATGAAAACAAATATGGAGTTACTACTATTGTAAAAGGCAAAGGCACCGGAAGATTAGTCGGAGGAAATTTATCCATTATGGTTTCGCTTATCGGAACTGAATTTGATGTTGATTATTCAGGTAAAATAATTTTTATTGAAGAAATTGGAGAAGAGCCTTATCGCATTGATAGAATGCTTACACAATTAATTCAATCCGGAAAGTTTAAAAACGCTGCCGGAGTTATGATGGGTATTTTCAGCAAATGTGAGAGCAAGTTGAAAGATCCATCATTTGATAAAACGTTTACTTTAATGGAAGTATTAAAAGAAAGACTTGGTGATCTTAAAATACCTGTTGTGTACGGAATGTCTTTTGGGCACATTGTAGATAAATTTACAATACCGTTTGGTGCGTTAGCTCAGCTTGATACAAACAATCAAACATTGTCCTTGTTAGAAAAGGCAGTTATTTAA